In a genomic window of Mycolicibacillus parakoreensis:
- a CDS encoding acetyl-CoA C-acetyltransferase, translated as MASATASETVPPARRRVAVLGGTRIPFARSDGAYAEASNQDMFTAVLDGLADRFDLAGERLDAVVGGAVLKHSRDFNLMRESVLGSSLSSATPAFDIQQACGTGLQAAISAADGIAAGRYEVAAAGGVDTTSDAPLEVGNELRRTLLALRRAKSNLERLKLVAKLPTTLGVEIPANQEVRTGLSMGEHQAITTKQMGITRVDQDELAAASHRNMAAAYDRGFFDDLVTPFLGLYRDNNLRADSSAEKLAKLRPVFGVKSGDATMTAGNSTPLTDGASVALLASEQWATAHKLTPLAYFVDAETAAVDYVNGADGLLMAPTYAVPRLLARNGLALQDFDFYEIHEAFAATVLCHLQAWESEQYCTERLGLDAALGAIDRSKLNVNGSSLAAGHPFAATGGRILAQTAKQLAEAKASRAGQKGSAKNTPIRALISICAAGGQGVAAILEA; from the coding sequence GTGGCTTCTGCAACCGCATCTGAAACCGTCCCGCCCGCACGTCGGCGCGTCGCCGTCCTGGGCGGCACCCGCATCCCGTTCGCGCGCTCCGACGGCGCCTACGCCGAAGCGTCCAACCAGGACATGTTCACCGCCGTGCTCGACGGTCTGGCCGACCGGTTCGACCTGGCCGGCGAACGGCTCGACGCGGTCGTCGGCGGGGCGGTGCTCAAACACAGCCGCGACTTCAATTTGATGCGGGAGTCGGTGCTGGGCTCGTCGCTGTCCTCGGCCACCCCGGCGTTCGACATCCAGCAGGCCTGCGGGACCGGGTTGCAGGCCGCGATCAGCGCCGCCGACGGGATCGCCGCCGGGCGCTACGAGGTGGCCGCCGCCGGTGGGGTGGACACCACCTCCGACGCGCCGCTGGAGGTCGGCAACGAGTTGCGCCGCACCCTGCTGGCGCTGCGCCGGGCCAAATCCAACCTGGAGCGGCTCAAGCTGGTGGCCAAGCTGCCCACCACCCTGGGCGTGGAGATCCCGGCCAACCAGGAGGTGCGCACCGGGCTGTCGATGGGCGAGCACCAGGCGATCACCACCAAGCAGATGGGGATCACCCGTGTCGACCAGGATGAACTGGCCGCCGCCAGCCACCGCAACATGGCCGCCGCCTACGACCGCGGCTTCTTCGACGACCTGGTCACCCCGTTCCTCGGGCTCTACCGCGACAACAACCTGCGCGCCGACTCCAGCGCGGAGAAGCTGGCCAAGCTGCGCCCGGTGTTCGGGGTGAAGTCCGGCGACGCCACCATGACCGCCGGCAACTCCACCCCGCTCACCGACGGCGCGTCGGTGGCGCTGCTGGCCAGCGAGCAGTGGGCCACGGCCCACAAGCTGACCCCGCTGGCGTACTTCGTCGACGCCGAGACCGCCGCGGTGGACTACGTCAACGGCGCCGACGGGCTGCTGATGGCCCCCACCTACGCGGTGCCGCGGCTGTTGGCCCGCAACGGCCTGGCGCTGCAGGACTTCGACTTCTACGAGATCCACGAGGCGTTCGCCGCCACGGTGCTCTGCCACCTGCAGGCCTGGGAGTCCGAGCAGTACTGCACCGAGCGGCTCGGCCTGGACGCGGCGTTGGGGGCCATCGACCGCTCCAAACTCAACGTCAACGGCTCGTCGCTGGCCGCCGGGCACCCGTTCGCCGCCACCGGTGGGCGCATCCTGGCGCAGACCGCCAAGCAGCTCGCCGAGGCCAAGGCGAGCCGTGCGGGCCAGAAGGGGAGCGCCAAGAACACCCCGATCCGCGCGCTGATCTCGATCTGCGCCGCCGGCGGGCAGGGTGTGGCCGCCATCTTGGAGGCCTGA
- a CDS encoding 3-oxoacyl-ACP reductase: MAPKLPSDLLSQIVNSGPGSFVAKQLGVPQPETLRRYRPGDRPLAGSLLIGGSGRVVEPLRTALADDYDLVAANLGGRWADSFGGLVFDATGITTPAELKGLPEFFTPLLRNLGASGRVVVVGTTPAEVGDVDEHIAQRALEGFTRSLGKELRRGATVSLVYLSPKAPAGISGAESTLRFILSAKSAYVDGQVFYVGAGQASAPADWDRPLDGKVAIVTGAARGIGAVIAEVFARDGAAVVAVDVEPAAEALNRTAAKVGGTALTLDVTADDAVETITAHLREHHGGKADILVNNAGITRDKLLANMDDARWDAVVAVNLLAPQRLTEGLVDAGVLGDGARVIGLSSMAGIAGNRGQTNYAATKAGMIGLTEALAPKLAEKNITINAVAPGFIETEMTAAIPLATREVGRRLNSLFQGGEPVDVAELIAYFASPASSAVTGNTVRVCGQAMLGA; the protein is encoded by the coding sequence GTGGCGCCCAAACTCCCCTCCGATCTGTTGTCGCAGATCGTCAACTCCGGTCCCGGCTCGTTTGTGGCCAAACAACTCGGCGTACCGCAGCCCGAGACGCTGCGCCGGTACCGCCCGGGGGATCGCCCGCTGGCCGGCTCCCTGCTGATCGGCGGCTCCGGTCGCGTCGTCGAGCCGCTGCGCACCGCGCTGGCCGACGATTACGACCTGGTCGCGGCCAACCTCGGCGGCCGGTGGGCCGATTCGTTCGGCGGGCTGGTCTTCGACGCCACCGGCATCACCACCCCGGCCGAGCTCAAGGGTCTGCCCGAGTTCTTCACCCCGCTGCTGCGCAACCTCGGCGCCAGCGGGCGGGTGGTGGTCGTGGGCACCACCCCCGCCGAGGTCGGCGACGTCGACGAGCACATCGCCCAGCGCGCCCTGGAGGGGTTCACCCGGTCGCTGGGCAAGGAGCTACGCCGCGGCGCGACGGTGTCGCTGGTGTATCTGTCCCCGAAGGCCCCCGCCGGCATCAGCGGCGCGGAGTCCACCCTGCGGTTCATCCTGTCGGCCAAATCGGCCTACGTCGACGGTCAGGTGTTCTACGTCGGCGCCGGGCAGGCCAGCGCCCCCGCCGATTGGGACCGGCCCTTGGACGGCAAGGTCGCGATCGTCACCGGCGCCGCCCGCGGCATCGGCGCGGTGATCGCCGAGGTGTTCGCCCGGGACGGCGCCGCCGTGGTCGCCGTCGACGTGGAACCGGCCGCCGAGGCGCTGAACCGCACCGCGGCGAAGGTGGGCGGCACGGCGCTGACCCTCGACGTCACCGCCGACGACGCGGTGGAGACGATCACCGCGCACCTGCGCGAGCACCACGGCGGCAAGGCCGACATCCTGGTCAACAACGCCGGGATCACCCGCGACAAACTGTTGGCCAACATGGACGACGCCCGGTGGGACGCCGTCGTCGCGGTGAACCTGCTGGCCCCGCAGCGGCTCACCGAGGGCCTGGTCGACGCCGGGGTGCTCGGCGACGGCGCCCGGGTGATCGGGCTGTCGTCGATGGCCGGGATCGCCGGCAACCGCGGCCAGACCAACTACGCGGCGACCAAGGCGGGGATGATCGGGCTGACCGAGGCGCTGGCGCCGAAGCTGGCCGAGAAGAACATCACGATCAACGCCGTCGCCCCGGGCTTCATCGAGACCGAGATGACCGCGGCGATCCCGTTGGCCACCCGCGAGGTCGGACGTCGGCTCAACTCGCTGTTCCAGGGCGGCGAACCGGTCGACGTCGCCGA